The Halorussus lipolyticus genome includes a region encoding these proteins:
- a CDS encoding nucleotidyltransferase domain-containing protein: protein MAKRDITICIDAYPDTDAGIFRIGAADDILRLLADAHETEFTIPELVDATDVTRSTVWRAVDLLDSIGAVRIRETPQRNYVAINLNRLQKDDPILAIEQSEFHTPIRTFIEHTQEAFADTDDISELLGIVVFGSVARGDADRQSDIDLFVVVEGNRTTARRIITDVVADLQTQRFDGDRFEFEPYVESVESARRAGAKLREIFAEGITVYGSDQLQSIRKSVVANE, encoded by the coding sequence ATGGCAAAACGAGATATAACGATCTGCATTGATGCGTATCCAGATACAGATGCCGGTATCTTCCGCATCGGGGCCGCAGACGATATTCTCCGACTGCTGGCCGACGCTCACGAGACAGAGTTCACAATACCGGAACTTGTGGATGCGACCGACGTCACCCGCTCAACCGTCTGGCGAGCAGTCGACCTCCTTGACAGTATCGGGGCTGTCCGGATTCGAGAGACACCACAGCGCAACTACGTCGCGATCAACCTGAATCGACTCCAGAAAGACGACCCGATACTCGCCATCGAACAATCAGAGTTCCACACCCCGATTCGGACATTCATCGAACACACCCAAGAGGCATTCGCCGATACTGATGACATCAGCGAACTTCTCGGCATCGTTGTCTTCGGAAGTGTCGCCCGTGGAGACGCTGATCGCCAGAGCGACATCGACCTCTTCGTCGTAGTCGAAGGAAACCGGACGACCGCTCGACGCATCATCACGGACGTCGTTGCTGATCTACAAACCCAACGCTTCGATGGAGACCGGTTTGAGTTCGAGCCATACGTCGAATCTGTGGAGAGTGCACGCAGGGCCGGAGCGAAACTTCGCGAGATTTTCGCTGAAGGGATTACAGTATACGGAAGCGACCAGCTTCAATCAATCAGAAAATCGGTGGTTGCTAATGAGTAG